The following are encoded in a window of Cottoperca gobio chromosome 20, fCotGob3.1, whole genome shotgun sequence genomic DNA:
- the jph1a gene encoding junctophilin-1a — protein sequence MTGGRFDFDDGGTYCGGWEDGKAHGHGICTGPKGQGEYAGSWSHGFEIVGVYTWPSGNTYRGYWSQGKRHGLGVENKGKWMYRGEWSHGFKGRYGIRQSHNTPARYDGTWSNGLQDGYGIETYGDGGTYQGQWMGGMRHGYGVRQSVPYGMATVIRSPLRTSLASLRSEQSNGTVLQDLSSPADTATGSRGGFVLNFHSDSEVVTGKKKGLFRRGSLFGSLRQLRKSDSRTSISSKRSSARSDAAMSRISSSDANSTISIGDGELPDEDLPLEDHVDATTTETYMGEWKNDKRNGFGVSERSNGMKYEGEWLNNKRHGYGCTVFPDATKEEGKYKNNVLVRGIRKQLIPLKNPKTKEKVDRAVEAAQRAAAIARSKVEIAASRTAHARTKSEAADQAAISAVHDSEIARAVARELSPNFYQPGPDYLKQPVKEPVEIKEIPVEKKEKSPKDSPNFYRKGTTPPRSPVGSPVTPPPPSPHSSKKKGQLANSTSRKTSKEEKPSRKSSKEEKSSHKTSKDERSSRKLSKEERPSVTDGPKGSHVHAEAPPKPAKVQQPAAASAPTPQPPAVPVNGELHSEYHSYYVKAPTRIPPPPDPEEDIEEEPSILDLARMPPQPPKSYSIPPKPASLRENKSDPKLRKQDSLKPKSLADAKKASMEIAENMEETGPNSVLVAMVMLLNIGLAIIFVHFLT from the exons ATGACGGGCGGAAGGTTTGACTTCGACGACGGTGGCACTTACTGCGGGGGGTGGGAGGATGGCAAAGCCCACGGACACGGAATCTGCACCGGACCCAAGGGCCAGGGCGAGTACGCCGGGTCCTGGTCGCACGGCTTTGAGATCGTAGGGGTGTACACCTGGCCCAGTGGGAATACCTACCGCGGCTACTGGTCCCAAGGGAAGCGGCATGGGCTCGGTGTGGAGAATAAAGGAAAGTGGATGTACCGCGGGGAGTGGAGTCACGGGTTTAAGGGTCGGTACGGTATCCGGCAGAGCCACAACACACCTGCTAGATACGACGGTACCTGGAGCAACGGGCTGCAGGATGGATACGGGATCGAAACCTACGGCGATGGCG GTACCTATCAAGGCCAGTGGATGGGTGGGATGCGACATGGCTACGGCGTGCGTCAGAGCGTCCCGTATGGCATGGCCACCGTTATCCGCTCTCCTCTCCGCACGTCTCTGGCCTCGCTGCGCTCTGAGCAGAGCAACGGCACCGTGCTCCAGGACCTCTCCTCCCCCGCAGACACGGCGACAGGCAGTCGTGGCGGCTTCGTGCTTAACTTCCACTCCGACAGCGAGGTCGTCACCGGCAAGAAGAAGGGCCTGTTCCGCCGAGGCTCGCTCTTCGGCAGCCTCCGGCAGTTGCGAAAGTCTGACTCTCGGACCTCAATCTCCAGCAAGCGCAGCTCTGCACGCAGCGATGCCGCCATGAGCCGCATCAGCTCCAGTGACGCCAACTCAACCATATCCATCGGTGATGGCGAGCTGCCGGATGAGGATTTACCTCTGGAGGACCATGTGGATGCCACCACCACCGAGACCTACATGGGGGAGTGGAAGAATGACAAGCGCAATGGATTTGGTGTTTCAGAGAGATCCAACGGGATGAAGTACGAGGGAGAATGGCTTAACAACAAGCGCCATGGGTACGGGTGCACAGTTTTCCCAGATGCCACCAAAGAAGAAGGGAAGTACAAAAATAACGTGCTGGTGCGTGGAATAAGGAAGCAGTTGATTCCTCTTAAGAACCCCAAAACCAAAGAGAAGGTGGATCGAGCTGTGGAGGCGGCACAGCGGGCTGCAGCCATTGCCAGGAGTAAAGTGGAAATAGCAGCTTCcag AACGGCCCATGCCAGGACAAAAAGCGAGGCTGCAGACCAGGCCGCCATCTCCGCGGTGCACGACTCAGAAATTGCCAGAGCGGTTGCGAGGGAACTCTCCCCCAACTTCTACCAACCAG gacCTGACTACTTAAAACAACCGGTGAAGGAGCCTGTGGAGATTAAAGAGATCCctgtggaaaaaaaggaaaagtccCCAAAAGATTCTCCCAACTTCTACCGCAAAGGTACCACTCCTCCCCGCTCCCCTGTGGGCAGTCCTGTGACCCCGCCTCCCCCCTCGCCTCACTCCAGCAAGAAGAAAGGTCAGCTCGCCAACAGCACCAGCCGCAAAACCAGCAAAGAGGAAAAACCTTCCCGCAAGTCGAGCAAAGAAGAGAAGTCAAGTCATAAGACGAGCAAGGATGAGCGGTCTAGTAGAAAGCTGAGTAAAGAGGAGAGGCCGTCCGTCACTGATGGCCCCAAAGGTTCTCATGTGCATGCCGAGGCTCCACCCAAACCCGCTAAGGTTCAGCAGCCTGCCGCGGCCTCTGCTCCTACTCCACAGCCTCCTGCGGTCCCAGTCAACGGCGAGCTCCACAGCGAGTACCACAGTTACTACGTCAAGGCCCCGACAAGGATCCCTCCACCCCCGGACCCCGAGGAGGACATAGAAGAAGAGCCGAGTATCCTGGACCTGGCACGCATGCCCCCACAACCCCCCAAATCCTACAGTATCCCTCCTAAGCCAGCCTCCCTACGGGAGAACAAGAGCGACCCGAAACTCAGGAAGCAGGATTCCCTAAAGCCAAAGAGCCTCGCAGACGCAAAGAAAGCCAGTATGGAGATTGCAGAGAACATGGAAGAAACA ggTCCTAACTCGGTCCTTGTTGCTATGGTGATGCTGCTGAATATTGGCCTTGCAATTATATTTGTCCATTTTCTGACATGA